One Trichormus variabilis 0441 genomic window, TTAGATGTTTAGAGTCTTTCACTTCTGACCTCTGACCTCTGGCTTCTGCTGTATTTTTCCATCGATAGACTGGGTTATTTATCGCCAAGCACCATACACGTTTCAGGGGTTGAGGCAATGAACGAAATTGTGACGCTGCTAATTGTTTGGGTAGTTACATCTGTCAGCTTATTGATTATTAGTAAGTTGCCTTTAGGTGTTGAAGTTGACTCTCCACAAAAAGCATTTATTTCTGCTGCGATTCTGGGTATTGTGACGGCAATAATCAGACCCATTTTACGGCTAATATTTGTGGTTCCCGATATCCTCACATTTAACTTGTTATCGGGTTTTTTCACCTTTATGATTGCCGTGGTTTGTTTTAGTATTGCAGCTTGGTTAGTCGAGGGTTTCCGTTTGCGCTTCGGAATCTGGAGTGCTGTGCTAGGCGCTTTCGCCCTGACTATTATTAACAGCTTAATCTACAAATTGTTGGGATTATAAAAATAAATTTGTCAGTTGTCAGTTGTTGGTTTTTACTACTGACAACTGACCGCTAGCTACTGACAATTGACTAATGACTACTCATTTGGCGGAGCTACTGGGGTACTAGCTTGTTGCTGACGCTGTTCGCGTTTTTTGCGGTCTGCTGTCAACATATCAGCCATTACCGCTAGAGCTTGCGTCATTTTGTCCAGATTAGAGCGATATAACTCTAAATCTTTGCTGAGTTTATCGTCAGAGAGATGTAAGCCTGCGGCAATGGTTTTTAGTGCCTCAGTGCGTTGCTTTTCGTCCTTGACTAAATCTGGGTTGGACTGTTCGAGCAATGTAAATAAACCGATCGCAAATAAACGACTGTATTTAAAGTTAGGATTACTCGCGATCGCTTGTAGTTGCGCTTGTAAGTCGGCATCTTGCTGTAAATGATTAGCTTGACTAAGCCACGCTACTAAATCATTTACAGGTAAGCTTTGAGCTACAGCTTTTAACCGTTCAGCATCTTGCCTATAGCGCTGCGGTTCTTGCTCTACAGCCTGACATATAGCACTAAAAATAGATTCCTTATCCCGTTCTGGTTGATAGCCTTGCATGAAGCGGTCAAAGGTAGTGACAACACCCAAGGCATAAATGGGATTGTAGCTAAAATCGACATTTACGGACAGCAGGTGCATTT contains:
- a CDS encoding phage holin family protein; the encoded protein is MNEIVTLLIVWVVTSVSLLIISKLPLGVEVDSPQKAFISAAILGIVTAIIRPILRLIFVVPDILTFNLLSGFFTFMIAVVCFSIAAWLVEGFRLRFGIWSAVLGAFALTIINSLIYKLLGL
- the psb29 gene encoding photosystem II biogenesis protein Psp29, producing the protein MELLRTVSDTKRTFYALHTRPINTIYRRVVEELMVEMHLLSVNVDFSYNPIYALGVVTTFDRFMQGYQPERDKESIFSAICQAVEQEPQRYRQDAERLKAVAQSLPVNDLVAWLSQANHLQQDADLQAQLQAIASNPNFKYSRLFAIGLFTLLEQSNPDLVKDEKQRTEALKTIAAGLHLSDDKLSKDLELYRSNLDKMTQALAVMADMLTADRKKREQRQQQASTPVAPPNE